In Gimesia benthica, a single window of DNA contains:
- a CDS encoding tripartite tricarboxylate transporter substrate-binding protein, which yields MNLRAIIRVSVLSRSILCCLLLLMSGCAAESIEDYPDRPITVICPWSVGGATDRTSRQLAVFLEQELKVPVNVINATGGRGVTGHSRGLNARPDGYTVAIITGELNMLHWQDLTSLTWHDAEPIMSLVDGAGAVFVKQDSQFKTIKELRDFVEQNPGKLTATGTAAGGIWHLALAGWLDFCGLNASDIKWIPMNGAGPSLQELASGGVDLVCCSLPEAKTLYESGQVRCLGVMAEEPLAEFPDVPTFASQGMDWNISGWNGLAVPKGTPAPIVEKISTAVKKITDGEITVQGKTFPESMRDAGLSTRYRANDEFAVFLEENDETLGKLLTSDAFKKMSSRGTGPLVFPGLLAIAMCVILGCLAVQKKVHALAPDVSKDTVTSQGIVNTALVLLGIVAYQLFAEQLGFLLTAGAIMFLLLWKLGTRWWISALITVCLIPGIYTLFANLLRVPLPRGVLGW from the coding sequence ATGAATCTGCGCGCGATCATTAGAGTTAGTGTCCTGTCCAGGTCGATCCTCTGCTGCCTGCTCCTGTTGATGAGCGGGTGTGCTGCGGAATCAATTGAAGATTATCCCGATCGACCCATCACCGTCATCTGCCCCTGGTCAGTCGGAGGTGCCACCGATCGCACTTCGCGACAACTGGCGGTCTTCCTTGAACAGGAACTCAAAGTTCCCGTCAACGTCATCAACGCCACCGGCGGACGCGGCGTAACCGGACACAGTCGCGGCCTGAATGCCCGTCCCGACGGTTATACGGTGGCCATCATCACCGGCGAACTCAACATGCTGCACTGGCAGGATCTGACCTCGCTGACCTGGCACGATGCAGAACCCATCATGTCGCTCGTCGATGGGGCAGGGGCCGTGTTCGTCAAACAGGATTCTCAATTCAAAACCATCAAGGAACTCCGCGACTTTGTGGAACAGAATCCCGGCAAGCTGACGGCAACCGGAACCGCAGCCGGGGGGATCTGGCATCTGGCACTGGCCGGCTGGCTCGACTTCTGTGGACTTAACGCCAGCGATATCAAATGGATTCCCATGAACGGTGCCGGCCCTTCATTGCAGGAACTGGCCAGTGGCGGTGTGGACCTCGTCTGCTGCAGCCTGCCTGAAGCCAAGACCTTATATGAGTCCGGTCAGGTCCGCTGCCTGGGAGTCATGGCCGAAGAGCCACTGGCGGAATTTCCGGATGTTCCCACCTTCGCCTCTCAGGGCATGGACTGGAACATCTCCGGCTGGAACGGACTGGCGGTTCCCAAAGGCACGCCCGCACCCATTGTCGAGAAGATCTCCACCGCGGTCAAAAAAATCACCGACGGCGAAATTACCGTGCAGGGCAAAACCTTTCCTGAATCGATGCGGGACGCCGGCCTGAGTACCCGCTACCGCGCCAATGACGAATTCGCTGTCTTCCTGGAGGAGAACGACGAAACGCTGGGCAAGCTGCTGACCAGCGATGCCTTCAAGAAGATGTCTTCCCGAGGGACGGGGCCACTGGTCTTCCCCGGACTTTTGGCGATTGCCATGTGTGTCATTCTTGGTTGCCTGGCTGTGCAGAAGAAAGTTCACGCACTGGCCCCCGATGTCTCCAAGGATACGGTCACGTCACAGGGCATCGTCAATACCGCGCTGGTGCTGCTGGGGATCGTGGCCTATCAATTGTTCGCCGAACAACTGGGCTTCCTGCTGACAGCGGGGGCCATTATGTTCCTGCTGCTCTGGAAACTGGGAACCCGCTGGTGGATCAGTGCCCTGATCACAGTCTGCCTGATTCCCGGCATCTATACCCTGTTTGCCAACCTGCTTCGCGTTCCGCTGCCACGCGGCGTCCTGGGCTGGTAA
- a CDS encoding YHYH protein, producing the protein MQLLTLCCFATLGCAAPLFGYPPPGFGPPGFGSSNTSATNQVKVVIKGNYRYIYSNGIPDHQPGRFPNRNNPNTIRPQQYEFRVTMEPKATRNPTPVSHSPFGVASNGVVFDAATAEFWNRNRSSGWNYEAKSGKINLGLDQSNAHVQPTGSYHYHGLPTGLIQKQGKVGEVTLIGVAADGFPIYAQFGYSDANDAESTVRKMKSSYRIKKGNRPSGPRGRYDGTFVADYEYVADAGDLDECNGRVGVTPEYPEGIYHYYITEDFPYIPRLWRGTPDPSFMRRGPGPGQRGPSGRRGFGPPPFGGPPPGFGQGQGSGRSFSN; encoded by the coding sequence ATGCAACTGCTTACGCTCTGCTGTTTCGCGACGCTCGGATGTGCCGCCCCCCTGTTTGGATATCCACCTCCCGGGTTCGGACCTCCGGGTTTCGGATCCTCGAATACCAGTGCGACGAATCAGGTCAAGGTGGTCATCAAGGGGAACTACCGCTACATCTATTCCAACGGGATTCCGGATCACCAGCCGGGCCGGTTTCCGAATCGGAACAATCCGAATACGATTCGACCGCAGCAATATGAATTTCGAGTGACCATGGAACCGAAGGCGACCCGCAACCCTACGCCTGTATCGCATTCTCCATTTGGAGTCGCCAGCAATGGTGTGGTCTTCGATGCGGCGACTGCGGAGTTCTGGAACCGGAATCGCAGTTCAGGCTGGAACTATGAAGCCAAGTCGGGAAAGATCAATCTCGGATTGGATCAGAGCAATGCCCATGTCCAGCCGACCGGCAGCTATCACTATCATGGTCTGCCGACGGGACTGATTCAGAAGCAGGGGAAAGTGGGAGAAGTCACGCTGATCGGTGTGGCCGCAGATGGTTTTCCAATTTATGCCCAGTTTGGTTACAGCGATGCAAACGATGCTGAGAGCACGGTTCGCAAAATGAAATCGAGCTACCGAATCAAAAAAGGGAATCGACCGAGTGGCCCGCGCGGCAGGTATGACGGGACGTTTGTGGCTGACTATGAATATGTCGCGGATGCGGGTGACCTGGATGAATGCAACGGTCGCGTGGGTGTGACCCCCGAATACCCGGAAGGGATCTATCACTACTACATCACCGAAGATTTCCCCTATATCCCCCGTCTGTGGCGCGGGACGCCGGATCCGAGTTTTATGCGACGCGGCCCCGGACCGGGACAGCGTGGTCCCAGTGGACGACGTGGCTTTGGTCCGCCCCCCTTTGGTGGTCCTCCTCCGGGATTCGGACAGGGCCAGGGATCGGGACGGAGCTTCAGTAATTGA
- the lgt gene encoding prolipoprotein diacylglyceryl transferase — MSHVYPTLAYLQWDINRVLFEVGPIKIRYYGLFFTAGFICGYLLLRWIFRTEKRNLDDVESLLIYMVLGTIIGARLGHCLFYHPLEYLSDPIRLLQIWNGGLASHGAAVGITLSAWLYSRRHRDQPLLWLLDRLAIPVALAGFFIRIGNFFNSEILGRASDVPWAVVFRDGLGLSPEEKLIPRHPVMLYESLCYGFIFVLLLLVYRKYKERTPRGLLIGLFFITVFTARFVLEFFKLRQAAFAENLPLSVGQMLSIPLVIAGIVFLLYRRPAPPLEEEIALQTPREPAAKA, encoded by the coding sequence ATGAGTCACGTATATCCAACGCTTGCCTATCTCCAGTGGGACATCAACCGTGTGCTGTTTGAAGTCGGTCCAATTAAGATCCGATATTACGGGCTCTTCTTCACCGCCGGGTTTATCTGTGGTTATCTGCTGCTTCGCTGGATCTTTCGTACCGAAAAACGCAACCTGGACGATGTGGAATCGCTGCTGATTTACATGGTGCTGGGAACGATTATCGGTGCCCGCCTCGGTCACTGTCTGTTCTATCATCCCCTGGAGTATCTCAGCGACCCGATCCGCTTACTTCAGATCTGGAATGGGGGACTGGCCAGTCACGGTGCGGCAGTCGGGATTACCCTTTCGGCCTGGCTCTACTCGCGCAGACACCGCGATCAACCGCTGCTCTGGTTGCTGGATCGACTTGCCATCCCCGTTGCGCTGGCCGGCTTTTTTATCCGCATCGGTAACTTCTTTAACTCGGAAATTCTCGGGCGGGCCAGCGATGTTCCCTGGGCTGTGGTCTTCAGAGATGGGCTCGGACTCAGTCCGGAAGAGAAGCTGATTCCCCGTCATCCGGTGATGCTTTACGAATCTCTGTGTTACGGCTTCATCTTTGTTCTGCTGCTGCTCGTTTACCGGAAGTACAAGGAACGCACGCCTCGCGGACTGTTGATCGGACTCTTCTTCATCACCGTCTTCACCGCCCGTTTTGTGCTGGAGTTCTTCAAGCTCCGTCAGGCAGCATTCGCGGAAAATCTCCCCCTCAGTGTGGGGCAGATGCTGAGTATTCCACTCGTGATTGCCGGCATCGTATTCCTGCTTTATCGCAGACCAGCGCCCCCTCTGGAAGAAGAAATCGCCCTGCAGACGCCGCGAGAACCAGCCGCGAAGGCATAA
- a CDS encoding tripartite tricarboxylate transporter permease: MESTFITAIQNIATPEVLLVIFLSAVYGLFVGSIPGLTATMAVALLIPLTFYLDNLSAIAAIVTLEACSIFAGDIPTTLVRIPGTPSSAAYTDDAYALTRRGLHETSLGISLVFSVFGGLFGALVLIFAAPQLAKIAFQFTTYEYFWLYVLGLSCAAIVSTGSRLKGALALMIGLMFATVGLSEVHSMPRFTFGFDELFTGINFIPAMIGLFGLSEVFRNTLTSKTYEAAEKLQSAVKEEDDHSLLRHLKPVFGGVLPQFWKRKFSWLRSSCIGSTIGMIPGAGADIAAWISYAVSKKFSNTPEEYGKGSLDAVGDATSANNSALAGAWIPALVLGIPGDSVTAIVIGVLLMKNITPGPEIFQNTEQLVLVHGIYLTFIIANLLLIPLGFLAIRSGSQLVRIPRRILMPMILMFCVVGAYSINGSYFDVWVMLGMGMLGFVLEVFDVPLGPVVLGIILGGQLEQSFVQNLTKDDSLLSFFNRPISAGLGLFCIALWLVPVIMPLIRKKSATT; the protein is encoded by the coding sequence ATGGAATCGACATTCATTACCGCGATACAGAATATAGCAACTCCCGAAGTCCTGCTGGTGATCTTTCTCTCGGCCGTCTATGGTCTGTTTGTGGGATCCATCCCGGGACTGACGGCGACCATGGCTGTCGCGCTGCTGATCCCGTTGACGTTCTATCTGGATAACCTCTCCGCCATCGCCGCGATTGTGACGCTCGAAGCCTGCAGCATCTTTGCCGGAGACATACCCACCACGCTGGTCCGCATACCGGGGACCCCCTCTTCAGCCGCCTATACCGACGACGCCTATGCGCTCACCCGCCGCGGACTGCACGAGACTTCGCTCGGCATCTCACTGGTATTCAGTGTGTTCGGCGGCCTGTTCGGGGCACTCGTGCTGATCTTCGCTGCCCCGCAGCTGGCGAAAATCGCGTTTCAGTTTACCACCTACGAATATTTCTGGCTCTATGTGCTCGGCCTGAGCTGTGCCGCCATTGTCTCGACCGGCTCCCGCCTCAAAGGCGCACTGGCGCTGATGATCGGCCTGATGTTCGCGACCGTCGGCTTGAGTGAAGTTCACAGCATGCCCCGCTTCACCTTCGGCTTCGATGAACTCTTTACCGGCATCAACTTCATTCCCGCGATGATCGGACTGTTTGGTCTCTCGGAAGTCTTCCGCAATACGCTGACCTCAAAGACCTACGAAGCTGCGGAAAAACTGCAGTCAGCAGTTAAAGAAGAAGATGACCATTCACTGCTCAGACATTTGAAGCCGGTCTTCGGCGGCGTGCTGCCCCAGTTCTGGAAGCGAAAATTCAGCTGGCTCCGTTCGAGCTGCATCGGTTCCACCATCGGCATGATTCCCGGCGCGGGAGCCGACATCGCGGCCTGGATTTCGTACGCGGTCTCCAAGAAGTTCTCGAACACACCCGAGGAGTACGGTAAAGGTTCCCTCGATGCCGTCGGTGATGCCACCAGTGCAAACAACTCGGCACTCGCCGGTGCCTGGATTCCCGCCCTGGTATTGGGGATCCCCGGCGATTCGGTCACCGCGATTGTGATCGGCGTCCTCTTAATGAAGAACATCACCCCCGGTCCGGAGATCTTTCAGAACACCGAGCAGCTGGTGCTCGTGCATGGCATCTATCTCACGTTTATCATCGCCAACCTGCTGCTGATCCCGCTCGGCTTCCTGGCGATTCGCAGCGGTTCACAACTGGTCCGCATCCCCCGCCGCATTCTGATGCCCATGATTCTGATGTTCTGCGTTGTCGGTGCCTACTCGATCAACGGGAGTTACTTCGACGTCTGGGTCATGCTCGGCATGGGCATGCTCGGGTTCGTGCTCGAAGTTTTCGATGTTCCCCTCGGTCCGGTCGTGCTTGGAATCATCCTCGGGGGACAACTGGAACAGTCGTTCGTCCAGAACCTGACTAAAGACGACAGCCTGCTTTCTTTCTTCAATCGTCCCATCTCCGCAGGACTGGGACTGTTCTGCATCGCGCTCTGGCTGGTACCGGTCATCATGCCTCTCATCCGCAAGAAGTCCGCCACAACCTGA
- a CDS encoding RNA polymerase sigma factor, translated as MALTDIDKNLLKRCLAEEPGAWKDFVDRFIGLFTHVIHHTAHARSIRVTDNDIDDLLSEVFLVLLANDYRVLRNFRGQSSLATYLTVVSRRVIVKKMVERRMAEALGHVSTSSRIERVSDEQTRQQQALEDQEEIQNMIRQLPPADAQIVEQYHLQGKSYQQISSDLDIPENSIGPTLTRARNRMRENKSRTRTL; from the coding sequence GTGGCTCTCACGGATATTGATAAAAATTTGCTCAAACGCTGCTTAGCAGAAGAGCCGGGTGCCTGGAAAGACTTCGTAGACCGGTTTATCGGCCTGTTTACACACGTCATCCACCACACCGCTCACGCCCGCAGTATTCGTGTGACCGACAACGACATTGACGATCTCTTGTCCGAAGTCTTTCTGGTTCTGCTGGCCAACGACTACCGTGTGCTTCGCAATTTCCGGGGACAGAGTTCCCTGGCCACTTATCTGACCGTGGTTTCCCGTCGCGTGATTGTAAAAAAAATGGTCGAGCGACGGATGGCTGAAGCGCTGGGGCATGTCTCCACCTCTTCGCGCATCGAACGTGTCTCCGACGAACAGACCCGTCAACAGCAGGCGCTTGAGGATCAGGAAGAGATCCAGAATATGATTCGCCAGCTACCTCCGGCAGACGCTCAGATTGTGGAGCAATATCACCTGCAGGGAAAGTCTTACCAGCAGATCAGCAGTGATCTGGACATCCCGGAAAACTCGATCGGCCCCACACTCACTCGGGCACGCAATCGCATGCGGGAAAATAAATCCCGGACACGCACGCTCTAA